One Lacunisphaera limnophila DNA window includes the following coding sequences:
- the dapB gene encoding 4-hydroxy-tetrahydrodipicolinate reductase, translating to MSLKILLNGAKGRMGQTIASVAGSMDATITAAIDAGDNAAAHLAGCDVIIDFSGHQATGPLLELAVAHHKPIVIGTTGHGAEEKKRLLALAAQVPCVWAGNFSVGVNLLFALTRRATAILGADYDTEVIEMHHRFKKDAPSGTAARLLEIILEERKLTAAALKHGRSGITGERSPNEVGVHALRGGDVVGDHTVLFAALGERVELTHKASDRGIFARGAVRAAHWVVGRPAGVYDMQDVLGLS from the coding sequence ATGAGCCTCAAGATCCTCCTCAACGGGGCCAAGGGCCGCATGGGCCAGACCATCGCCTCGGTCGCGGGCTCCATGGACGCCACGATCACGGCCGCCATCGACGCCGGCGACAACGCCGCGGCGCACCTGGCCGGTTGCGACGTCATTATCGACTTCAGCGGCCACCAGGCGACGGGCCCCCTGCTGGAACTCGCCGTCGCCCACCACAAGCCGATCGTCATCGGCACCACCGGCCACGGCGCCGAGGAAAAGAAGCGGCTGCTGGCCCTCGCCGCCCAGGTGCCCTGCGTGTGGGCCGGTAATTTTTCCGTCGGGGTCAACCTCCTCTTCGCCCTGACCCGGCGCGCCACCGCCATCCTCGGCGCCGACTATGACACCGAGGTGATCGAGATGCACCACCGCTTCAAGAAGGACGCCCCCAGCGGCACCGCGGCCCGCCTGCTCGAGATCATCCTGGAGGAACGCAAGCTGACCGCGGCGGCCCTCAAGCACGGTCGTTCCGGCATCACGGGCGAGCGCTCGCCCAACGAGGTCGGCGTCCACGCCCTACGCGGCGGCGATGTCGTCGGCGATCACACCGTTTTGTTCGCCGCCCTCGGCGAGCGCGTCGAACTCACCCACAAGGCCTCCGACCGGGGCATCTTCGCCCGCGGGGCCGTCCGCGCCGCCCACTGGGTCGTCGGCCGTCCGGCTGGCGTGTACGACATGCAGGACGTGCTGGGTCTCTCATGA
- the ruvA gene encoding Holliday junction branch migration protein RuvA: MITSVSGILVSATPLSAVIETGGLGYEVHIPVTTAERLPQPGQAVKVHTLAVYREDSATLYGFATMEERDFFRLLVEKVTGVGPKMALSVMSKLSLSTLKSAIAAGDVGLLAKCPGIGKKTAERLVIELRDKLNPADLAQIAGRPGTGESSAPAGDNRVNDAVLALTALGYKAADADKAVRQAWIALGASATTEALIKKALG, from the coding sequence ATGATCACCAGCGTCTCCGGCATCCTCGTTTCCGCCACGCCGCTGAGTGCGGTCATTGAGACCGGAGGCTTGGGCTACGAGGTCCATATCCCGGTCACCACCGCCGAACGACTCCCCCAGCCCGGTCAGGCCGTGAAGGTTCACACCCTCGCCGTCTACCGCGAGGATTCGGCCACCCTCTACGGCTTCGCCACGATGGAGGAACGTGATTTTTTCCGGCTGCTGGTCGAGAAGGTCACCGGCGTGGGGCCCAAGATGGCGCTCAGCGTCATGAGCAAGCTCTCGCTCTCCACCCTGAAGTCCGCGATCGCCGCCGGCGACGTGGGGCTGCTCGCGAAGTGTCCGGGCATCGGCAAGAAGACGGCCGAGCGGCTGGTGATCGAGTTGCGGGACAAGCTCAACCCGGCAGACCTGGCCCAGATCGCGGGCCGTCCCGGCACCGGGGAATCTTCAGCGCCGGCCGGTGACAACCGCGTGAACGACGCCGTCCTCGCGCTGACCGCCCTCGGCTACAAGGCCGCCGACGCCGACAAGGCCGTTCGGCAGGCTTGGATCGCGCTGGGGGCTTCGGCCACGACCGAAGCCTTGATCAAGAAAGCCCTGGGCTGA
- a CDS encoding anti-sigma factor family protein → MKDSRFIELLNLYIDRQITAEETAQLEAEIQQHPKRQAVYRQYCQIHSATKSVYESFRTVAAEQPAPTTGPKGVVELFENRRRRTNWAYYAGGLAAAACLTLVFIRQTPSASDAPALAAVTQPAAPVVLAAKPVVVPVAALPEPGLVSLRNSVAVTPDYTAMLAALREQDEERAFTNESIKSGQVRPLFNDDLFETKRVFTAQDQRVYRSEPAPTSSAQQQQQAEFSAFQFQR, encoded by the coding sequence ATGAAAGACAGCCGCTTCATTGAACTCCTGAATCTTTACATCGACCGCCAGATCACGGCGGAAGAAACCGCCCAGCTGGAGGCTGAGATCCAACAGCACCCCAAGCGCCAGGCCGTTTACCGCCAGTACTGCCAGATCCATTCGGCGACCAAGTCGGTCTATGAAAGCTTCCGCACCGTGGCCGCCGAGCAGCCCGCGCCCACGACCGGCCCCAAGGGCGTCGTCGAACTCTTCGAAAACCGCCGCCGCCGGACCAACTGGGCCTACTATGCCGGCGGCCTGGCCGCCGCGGCCTGCCTCACCCTGGTCTTTATCCGCCAGACGCCCTCGGCCTCGGATGCACCCGCCTTGGCGGCCGTCACGCAGCCGGCGGCTCCGGTGGTCCTCGCCGCTAAGCCCGTGGTTGTGCCCGTCGCCGCGCTCCCGGAGCCCGGCCTGGTCAGCCTGCGCAACAGCGTGGCCGTGACCCCGGACTACACCGCCATGCTGGCCGCCCTGCGCGAGCAGGACGAGGAACGCGCCTTCACCAACGAGAGCATCAAGTCCGGTCAGGTCCGCCCGCTGTTCAACGACGACCTTTTCGAGACCAAGCGCGTGTTCACGGCCCAGGATCAGCGGGTCTACCGCAGCGAGCCGGCGCCGACCTCGTCGGCCCAGCAACAGCAGCAGGCCGAATTCTCGGCCTTCCAGTTCCAGCGCTAA
- a CDS encoding sigma-70 family RNA polymerase sigma factor has translation MTAKAQEVALDRLLVDRFKSGDNSAFDQLVTRYWDRIYAMTNQLLRNQQDAEEVTQDAFIRAHRGLVNFRGDSAFSTWLYQIATNLARNRYWYWWRRKRDKSVSFDAPLGDENNSTLADLIPAEQETPEDATVTQEFVGRVAECMEELNEKHREILILRNVQNLAYEEIAEILGISVGTVKSRIARARESLREKLGEEFQP, from the coding sequence ATGACTGCAAAGGCCCAAGAAGTAGCCCTCGACCGCCTGTTGGTGGACCGTTTTAAGAGCGGCGACAACTCCGCGTTCGATCAATTGGTAACCCGTTACTGGGACCGCATCTACGCGATGACCAACCAGCTCCTGCGCAACCAGCAGGATGCCGAGGAAGTCACCCAGGATGCCTTCATCCGCGCCCACCGCGGGCTCGTCAATTTTCGTGGCGACTCCGCGTTCTCGACTTGGCTCTATCAAATCGCCACGAATCTGGCCCGCAACCGGTATTGGTACTGGTGGCGCCGCAAGCGCGACAAGTCCGTTTCCTTCGACGCTCCGCTCGGGGATGAGAACAACTCGACGCTCGCCGACCTGATCCCCGCCGAACAGGAAACCCCGGAGGACGCCACCGTCACCCAGGAATTCGTCGGCCGCGTGGCCGAGTGCATGGAAGAATTGAATGAAAAACACCGGGAGATTCTCATTCTGCGGAATGTCCAGAATCTCGCCTACGAGGAGATCGCCGAGATTCTCGGTATCAGCGTAGGCACGGTCAAAAGCCGCATCGCCCGGGCCCGCGAGAGCCTGCGTGAAAAACTCGGGGAGGAATTTCAGCCATGA
- a CDS encoding response regulator yields MTPTSTPKRIIIVEDHTAIREMLAEILKVDPAYKIVGESGEGLQACQLCLDLKPDLIVLDARLPGLSGVDILRRISKQLKATRVMVFSAYESPALVREMLEAGAHGFVEKTAGLGEFKKGLETIAHGGTYFGPGVAALLRTVVANKNPGSGIETLTDREREILKLVAESYSTKEIAQKLGISVKTVDNHRTNLMRKLDLHDVASLTRYSLEIGLIDHRAQS; encoded by the coding sequence GTGACCCCCACTTCCACACCCAAGCGTATCATCATCGTCGAGGATCATACCGCCATCCGTGAGATGCTGGCGGAGATCCTCAAGGTGGATCCGGCCTACAAGATCGTGGGCGAAAGCGGCGAAGGTCTGCAGGCCTGCCAACTCTGTCTCGATCTGAAGCCCGACCTGATCGTCCTCGATGCCCGCCTGCCCGGCTTGAGCGGCGTGGACATCCTGCGCCGCATCAGCAAGCAGCTCAAGGCCACGCGGGTCATGGTTTTCTCCGCCTACGAGAGCCCGGCTCTGGTGCGCGAGATGCTCGAGGCCGGCGCCCACGGTTTCGTCGAGAAGACGGCCGGCCTCGGGGAATTCAAGAAAGGCCTGGAGACGATCGCCCATGGCGGCACCTATTTCGGCCCCGGCGTCGCGGCCCTGCTCCGGACGGTCGTAGCCAACAAGAATCCCGGTTCCGGCATCGAGACCTTGACCGACCGCGAGCGCGAGATCCTCAAGCTGGTCGCCGAGAGCTACAGCACCAAGGAAATCGCCCAAAAGCTCGGGATCAGCGTCAAGACCGTCGACAACCACCGCACCAACCTGATGCGCAAACTGGACTTGCACGACGTGGCCAGCTTGACCCGATATTCCCTCGAAATTGGCCTGATTGACCACCGGGCCCAAAGCTGA
- a CDS encoding OmpA family protein, translating into MKHFSKALSLSLAAVALLLSACAKKPARPNPSTTAMGPGLNDGINPEAIALPGENINLEGRDGNSTLDGANLSVVEPIYFALDRFAVAPAERPKLQNALKWLTENPGKNLVLMGYCDWRGTSEYNLGLGENRANSVKRYLISLGADATRLETLSKGSTEAKQGGSESEWAKDRRVDFVELKKN; encoded by the coding sequence ATGAAGCACTTTTCCAAAGCCCTCAGCCTCTCGCTGGCCGCCGTTGCGCTCCTTCTCAGCGCCTGCGCCAAGAAACCCGCCCGTCCGAACCCGTCGACCACCGCCATGGGTCCGGGCCTGAATGACGGCATCAATCCCGAGGCCATCGCGCTGCCCGGCGAGAACATCAACCTCGAGGGTCGCGACGGTAACTCCACCCTCGATGGCGCCAACCTCAGCGTGGTTGAGCCGATCTACTTCGCCCTCGACCGTTTCGCCGTCGCTCCCGCCGAGCGTCCGAAGCTGCAGAACGCCCTCAAGTGGCTCACCGAAAATCCCGGCAAGAATCTTGTCCTCATGGGCTATTGCGACTGGCGCGGCACTTCCGAGTACAATCTCGGTCTCGGCGAAAATCGCGCCAACTCCGTGAAGCGCTACCTGATCTCCCTCGGCGCCGATGCCACCCGCCTCGAGACCCTCTCCAAGGGTTCCACCGAAGCCAAGCAGGGCGGCAGCGAATCCGAATGGGCCAAGGACCGCCGCGTCGACTTCGTCGAGCTCAAGAAGAACTAA
- a CDS encoding alpha-L-fucosidase yields MSSTPRAGLMLGLVLLVVPPLYPAEPVRYEPTWSSLDQRPTPEWYLDAKFGVFIHWGVYSVPAWGKPGEYAEWYWQRIKSKDPKDAPWAEFHAKNYGADFDYKDFAPRFTAELFNASQWTDVFARAGIRYVVPTSKHHEGFALWPSAEASRTWGRPWNAVEIGPKRDLMGELAAATRARGMKFGFYYSLYEWFNPLWLQDRARYVDEHMIPQFKDVVTRYQPAIIFSDGEWDLPSSAWKSEQLLAWLYNESPSRADVVVNDRWGKETRHKHGGYWTTEYAAGLQDGSHPWEESRGMAYSYGLNRAERFDDYKSARELILVLIDLVSRGGNLLLDIGPAADGTIPPLMEQRLLEMGDWLKVNGEAIYGTRFAGRSAQWTAGTRPKQEYGEYMVKYHLLDQVGQAARNGVAVKQVFFTKKPDALYAISVGWPGKKLVLRGVSVPAGAQLTMLGLPGALAYAVQGGDVEVTLPDLGPDAAPCQHAYTIKLPGGTVTKEQAE; encoded by the coding sequence ATGTCTTCAACTCCCCGCGCCGGCCTGATGCTGGGCCTCGTCCTGCTGGTGGTGCCCCCCTTGTACCCGGCCGAGCCGGTCCGCTATGAGCCGACCTGGTCCTCGCTGGACCAGCGGCCCACGCCCGAGTGGTATCTCGACGCCAAGTTCGGCGTGTTCATCCACTGGGGCGTCTACTCGGTGCCCGCGTGGGGCAAGCCGGGCGAATACGCCGAGTGGTACTGGCAGCGCATCAAGAGCAAGGATCCGAAGGATGCGCCCTGGGCCGAATTCCACGCCAAAAACTACGGGGCGGATTTCGACTACAAGGATTTTGCCCCCCGCTTCACGGCCGAGCTGTTCAATGCCAGCCAGTGGACCGATGTGTTCGCCCGGGCCGGCATCCGCTACGTCGTGCCCACCTCGAAGCACCATGAGGGGTTCGCCTTGTGGCCGAGTGCCGAGGCCAGCCGTACCTGGGGCCGGCCGTGGAACGCTGTCGAGATCGGCCCGAAGCGAGACCTGATGGGTGAACTGGCGGCAGCGACCCGCGCCCGCGGGATGAAGTTCGGATTCTATTATTCGCTCTACGAGTGGTTCAACCCGCTCTGGCTGCAGGACCGGGCCCGCTACGTCGACGAACACATGATCCCGCAGTTCAAGGACGTCGTCACGCGCTACCAACCCGCGATCATCTTCAGCGACGGCGAGTGGGACCTGCCCTCGTCGGCCTGGAAGAGCGAGCAGTTGCTTGCGTGGCTCTACAACGAGTCCCCCTCCCGCGCCGACGTCGTGGTCAACGACCGGTGGGGCAAGGAAACGCGGCACAAGCACGGGGGCTATTGGACCACGGAGTATGCCGCCGGCCTCCAGGACGGTTCGCATCCCTGGGAGGAGAGTCGCGGCATGGCGTACTCCTACGGACTCAACCGCGCCGAGCGTTTCGACGACTACAAGTCCGCCCGTGAATTGATCCTGGTCCTCATCGACCTCGTCAGCCGGGGTGGCAACCTGCTGCTCGATATCGGGCCCGCGGCGGATGGCACGATCCCGCCTCTCATGGAGCAGCGCCTGCTGGAGATGGGCGATTGGCTGAAGGTGAACGGCGAGGCGATCTACGGCACCCGTTTTGCCGGTCGCTCCGCGCAGTGGACCGCCGGCACGCGGCCCAAGCAGGAGTACGGCGAGTACATGGTCAAATACCACCTGCTCGATCAGGTCGGGCAGGCGGCGCGCAACGGCGTGGCGGTGAAGCAGGTCTTTTTCACGAAGAAGCCCGACGCCCTCTACGCGATCAGCGTCGGCTGGCCGGGCAAGAAGCTGGTGCTGCGCGGCGTCAGCGTGCCGGCGGGGGCCCAGCTGACGATGCTCGGGTTGCCCGGCGCACTCGCGTACGCGGTGCAGGGTGGGGACGTGGAAGTCACGCTGCCCGACTTGGGGCCGGACGCGGCACCCTGTCAGCACGCGTACACGATCAAGCTACCCGGTGGCACGGTGACCAAGGAGCAGGCGGAGTAG
- a CDS encoding M20/M25/M40 family metallo-hydrolase: MFDPVEKLKEYVRHASVSADPQFKEGMVGAQKLVSGLLKEIGFAVEVVPTALHPVIVAKHGDNPAWPHVIIYGHYDVQPPDPLEKWHTPPFEPTIKGERMYGRGTADNKGPLMVHIAAVGRLLEKNPSLPLRITFVVEGEEEIGSKNFKTFLLANKEKLRGDFVFLSDTGIPNADQMVVTVGLRGLLAFEVELTGPQSDLHSGMHGGVLMNPLQGLAEFCASLHTPDGRVNIPGFYDDVIEPQPWEREQLATLGLKESEYAAFLGIKEFHTPPGYTPFEAIRFLPTLEFNGFSGGYQGEGTKTVIPSKARVKITCRLVPNQTPDGMKNKIFDAVRARCPKGLKMVITEQHHATPYVAIPPDRSNTPKDQSPVLARGFRALDKAVTAVWGRPPLYLREGGSVGLIADLKEVLGIDAVMPGLFLPEDNLHAPNESFHLGVMKKGIEMSERMLTELAK, encoded by the coding sequence ATGTTTGACCCCGTTGAAAAACTGAAGGAATACGTGCGGCACGCGAGCGTGTCGGCCGACCCGCAATTCAAGGAGGGCATGGTCGGTGCCCAGAAGCTGGTCTCCGGCCTGCTCAAGGAAATCGGCTTCGCCGTCGAGGTGGTGCCCACGGCGCTGCATCCGGTGATCGTCGCCAAGCACGGCGACAATCCCGCCTGGCCGCACGTCATCATCTACGGTCATTACGATGTGCAGCCGCCCGATCCTTTGGAGAAGTGGCACACCCCGCCGTTCGAACCCACGATCAAGGGCGAGCGCATGTACGGGCGGGGCACGGCCGACAACAAGGGTCCCCTGATGGTCCATATTGCCGCCGTGGGGCGCCTCCTGGAGAAAAACCCGTCGCTCCCGCTGCGCATCACCTTCGTCGTCGAGGGGGAGGAGGAGATCGGCAGCAAGAACTTCAAGACCTTCCTGCTGGCGAACAAGGAGAAGCTGCGCGGCGATTTCGTGTTTCTCTCCGACACCGGCATCCCGAACGCCGATCAGATGGTCGTGACGGTCGGCTTGCGCGGCCTGCTCGCCTTCGAGGTGGAGCTCACCGGTCCGCAGTCCGACCTGCACTCGGGCATGCACGGCGGCGTGCTGATGAACCCCCTGCAGGGCCTCGCAGAATTCTGCGCCTCGCTGCACACCCCCGACGGCCGCGTGAACATCCCCGGATTCTACGATGACGTGATCGAGCCGCAGCCCTGGGAGCGCGAGCAGCTGGCCACGCTGGGGCTGAAGGAGTCCGAGTATGCGGCCTTTCTCGGCATCAAGGAATTCCACACCCCGCCGGGTTACACGCCCTTCGAGGCCATCCGCTTCCTGCCGACCCTGGAGTTCAACGGCTTCAGCGGCGGTTACCAGGGGGAGGGGACCAAGACCGTGATCCCGAGCAAGGCCCGGGTGAAGATCACCTGCCGGCTCGTGCCCAACCAGACGCCCGACGGGATGAAGAACAAAATCTTCGACGCGGTGCGCGCCCGTTGCCCGAAGGGGCTCAAGATGGTCATCACCGAGCAGCATCATGCGACCCCGTATGTCGCGATTCCGCCCGACCGCTCCAACACCCCGAAGGACCAGTCCCCGGTGCTCGCCCGCGGCTTCCGGGCCCTCGACAAGGCCGTGACGGCCGTCTGGGGCCGTCCGCCCTTGTATCTGCGCGAAGGCGGCAGCGTGGGCCTGATTGCCGACCTGAAGGAAGTGCTCGGCATCGACGCCGTCATGCCGGGCCTGTTCCTGCCGGAGGACAACCTGCACGCGCCCAACGAGAGTTTTCACCTCGGGGTCATGAAGAAGGGCATCGAGATGTCGGAGCGCATGCTCACCGAACTGGCGAAGTGA
- a CDS encoding M48 family metallopeptidase: protein MKSLYPALLAAVLLVLVGCYTVPETGRKSLMIVSPGEEMKMGVAAFADIRTKEKVSTDVEANARVRRIGTRIAEAVGNSLPGAQWEFVVFDEAKTVNAFALPGGKVGVYTGLLALASSDDEVATVIGHEIAHVTARHGAERMSQGLVAGVVGAGVELGTKDSEYRDLARVLYGATATGATLAFSRGNESEADYIGLRYAAKAGYDPRAAITFWQKMAKAKDGKQPWKWISTHPPDGERIAALQKWMPEVLPLYEKARARY, encoded by the coding sequence ATGAAGTCCCTTTATCCCGCCCTGCTGGCGGCCGTTTTGCTGGTTCTGGTCGGGTGCTACACCGTGCCGGAGACCGGCCGGAAATCCCTCATGATCGTGTCGCCCGGCGAGGAAATGAAGATGGGCGTCGCCGCCTTCGCCGACATCCGCACCAAGGAAAAGGTGTCCACCGACGTCGAGGCGAACGCCCGCGTCCGCCGGATCGGCACGCGGATCGCGGAGGCGGTGGGTAACTCCCTGCCCGGGGCGCAGTGGGAATTCGTGGTTTTTGACGAGGCGAAGACGGTCAATGCCTTCGCCCTGCCCGGCGGCAAAGTGGGCGTCTACACCGGTCTGCTCGCCCTGGCCTCCTCGGACGACGAGGTGGCCACGGTGATCGGGCACGAGATTGCCCATGTGACGGCCCGGCATGGGGCCGAGCGCATGTCCCAAGGCCTGGTGGCCGGGGTGGTAGGCGCCGGCGTGGAACTGGGCACGAAGGACAGCGAATACCGGGATCTGGCCCGCGTGCTGTACGGCGCGACCGCCACCGGCGCGACGCTCGCCTTCTCCCGGGGTAACGAGAGCGAGGCCGACTACATCGGCCTGCGTTATGCAGCCAAGGCGGGCTATGATCCGCGGGCCGCGATCACCTTCTGGCAGAAGATGGCCAAGGCGAAGGACGGCAAGCAGCCGTGGAAGTGGATTTCCACGCATCCCCCGGACGGCGAGCGTATCGCCGCCCTGCAGAAATGGATGCCCGAGGTGCTGCCCCTCTACGAGAAAGCCCGGGCGCGGTACTGA
- a CDS encoding amidohydrolase family protein, translating to MAIIDAHVHLYPPELNRDPAAWAAARQEPHWAELCLRRRKDGRPVQEFPSVERLLDRMDEAGVTRAVLQGWYWENHATCREHNRFYAACLDAYPKRFSAFASVHPGAGEAALDEVRWAKAAGFVGLGELSPHSQHVPLHDPIWRKILTLAGELQLPVNLHVTDPASRAYPGRVETPLTDFLALAREFPETTFILAHWGGGLAWSEEAAALTNLWFDTAASPLLYGTDVWRREPSSRVLFGSDYPLVLYPKVAGAAAEMAGILGEAQAAGAATDIFHANAAWVLALP from the coding sequence GTGGCCATCATTGACGCCCATGTGCACCTGTACCCGCCGGAGTTGAACCGTGATCCGGCTGCTTGGGCGGCAGCGCGGCAGGAGCCGCACTGGGCGGAACTCTGCCTTCGGCGTCGCAAGGATGGCCGGCCCGTGCAGGAGTTTCCCTCGGTGGAGCGGTTGCTCGATCGCATGGACGAGGCCGGCGTCACCCGGGCGGTGCTGCAAGGGTGGTATTGGGAAAACCACGCGACTTGTCGCGAACACAACCGGTTCTATGCCGCGTGCCTGGATGCGTACCCGAAGCGATTCTCCGCCTTTGCCTCCGTGCATCCCGGCGCGGGTGAGGCGGCGCTGGATGAGGTCAGGTGGGCCAAGGCGGCGGGCTTTGTGGGGCTGGGGGAGTTGTCCCCGCACTCGCAGCATGTCCCGCTGCACGATCCGATTTGGCGGAAGATCCTGACGCTCGCGGGCGAGTTGCAACTCCCCGTGAACCTGCATGTCACCGATCCGGCCTCGCGGGCGTATCCCGGGCGGGTGGAGACGCCGCTGACTGATTTCCTGGCGCTGGCGCGAGAGTTCCCCGAGACGACCTTCATTCTCGCGCACTGGGGTGGGGGCCTGGCGTGGTCGGAGGAAGCGGCGGCGCTCACCAACCTGTGGTTCGACACGGCGGCCTCGCCCTTGCTCTACGGAACGGATGTCTGGCGCCGGGAACCGAGCAGCCGGGTACTCTTCGGCTCGGATTACCCGTTGGTGCTTTACCCCAAGGTGGCCGGGGCCGCGGCGGAAATGGCCGGAATCCTGGGAGAGGCGCAGGCGGCGGGGGCGGCGACGGACATCTTCCACGCCAACGCGGCCTGGGTGCTCGCGCTGCCGTAG
- a CDS encoding metal ABC transporter permease, which yields MNTLLEPFQYRFMVDAMIVGTAIGAVCAVLSCYLVLKGWSLMGDAISHAVLPGIVIAYAIGLPLAVGAFLSGLFCAVATGYIKANTRVKEDTVMGVVFTGLFALGLVLFTKIKSDLHLDHILFGNILGLESGDLRNTLIAAGVTLAIVLALRRDLLLFCFDPAQARAIGLPTKLLYYLLLSLLAMTIVGSLKAVGIILVIAMLVTPGCIAYLLTDRFDRMLVIATAAAVGSSLSGVYVSFFLNASTGACIVLIQALIFVLVLVFAPKHGILQLRRRMTAS from the coding sequence ATGAACACGTTGCTCGAGCCCTTCCAGTATCGCTTCATGGTGGATGCCATGATCGTGGGGACGGCCATCGGGGCAGTCTGCGCGGTGTTGTCCTGTTACCTCGTGCTCAAGGGCTGGTCGCTGATGGGTGACGCGATTTCCCATGCAGTTCTGCCGGGGATTGTCATCGCCTACGCAATCGGACTGCCGTTGGCGGTGGGAGCGTTTCTTTCCGGGCTTTTTTGCGCGGTGGCGACCGGGTACATCAAGGCCAACACGCGGGTGAAGGAGGACACGGTGATGGGCGTGGTTTTCACGGGGCTCTTCGCCCTTGGGCTGGTGCTCTTCACCAAGATCAAGAGCGACCTGCACCTGGATCACATTCTCTTCGGCAACATCCTCGGCCTCGAGTCGGGTGACCTGCGCAACACGCTGATCGCAGCCGGAGTCACGCTTGCGATCGTCCTAGCTCTGCGCCGCGACTTGTTGCTGTTCTGCTTTGATCCGGCCCAGGCCCGGGCGATCGGCCTGCCGACGAAGCTCCTGTACTATCTGCTGCTGTCCCTGCTCGCGATGACCATCGTGGGGTCGTTGAAGGCGGTCGGTATCATCCTCGTGATCGCCATGCTGGTGACCCCGGGCTGCATCGCCTACCTGCTGACCGATCGCTTCGATCGGATGCTGGTGATCGCGACGGCGGCGGCAGTCGGTTCCAGCCTCAGCGGCGTGTATGTGAGCTTTTTCCTCAACGCCTCGACGGGCGCCTGCATCGTGCTGATCCAGGCCCTGATCTTCGTCCTCGTCTTGGTGTTTGCCCCGAAGCACGGCATCCTGCAACTGCGCCGCCGGATGACCGCGAGCTGA
- a CDS encoding metal ABC transporter permease, translating into MVKAILVSGLIGGVCAFLSCFITLKGWSLMGDALSHSVVPGVAIAYALGLPFAAGAFGTGLLAAVGMGFVKTKTRLREDAVIGVVFTAFFAFGLFLISLNPSSVDLRTIIFGNILGISDPDILQVVIISAVTLAVLGLKWRDLLLFCFDPNQARALGLNVTVLHYTLLTLLSATAVAALQTVGACLVVAMLVTPGATAYLLTDRFGRMIGLATGMGVGTSLLGAYVSYYFDGSTGGCIVTLQSLLFVIALIFAPKHGLRASRRRVTGGGAKA; encoded by the coding sequence ATGGTGAAAGCCATCCTCGTGAGCGGCCTGATCGGCGGGGTGTGCGCGTTTCTGTCTTGTTTCATCACCCTGAAGGGCTGGTCGCTGATGGGGGACGCCCTCTCGCACTCGGTCGTACCGGGTGTCGCAATCGCGTATGCCCTCGGCCTGCCGTTCGCGGCGGGCGCCTTCGGCACCGGCCTGTTGGCGGCAGTGGGCATGGGGTTCGTGAAGACCAAGACGCGGCTGCGGGAGGATGCGGTGATCGGCGTAGTGTTCACGGCATTCTTCGCCTTCGGCCTTTTTCTGATCTCGCTCAATCCGAGCAGCGTGGACCTGCGCACGATCATCTTCGGCAACATCCTGGGCATATCCGATCCGGACATCCTGCAGGTGGTGATCATCTCCGCGGTCACGCTCGCCGTGCTCGGCCTCAAGTGGCGTGACCTGTTGCTGTTCTGCTTTGATCCCAACCAGGCCCGGGCGCTGGGGCTGAACGTCACGGTGCTGCACTACACGCTGCTTACGCTGCTCTCGGCCACGGCGGTGGCGGCCCTGCAGACGGTGGGGGCCTGTCTGGTGGTGGCGATGTTGGTGACCCCGGGGGCGACCGCCTACCTGCTGACCGACCGGTTCGGCCGGATGATCGGCCTGGCGACCGGGATGGGGGTGGGGACCTCGCTGCTCGGGGCGTATGTGAGTTACTATTTCGACGGCTCGACGGGTGGCTGCATCGTCACGCTGCAGAGCCTGCTCTTTGTCATCGCGCTGATCTTTGCGCCCAAGCACGGCCTGCGGGCATCGCGGCGGCGGGTGACGGGTGGGGGAGCGAAAGCATGA